Proteins encoded by one window of Streptacidiphilus sp. PB12-B1b:
- a CDS encoding Ig-like domain repeat protein, producing MKSARLPLAAAATALVLSITAATPNAIAAAPAPTAGVALAIAHFSHLVVDQTHGHLFVSGGAGTSGILVTDLTGATVTTLAEPSGATGLALSPDGTTLYAALPDSDAIATIDTTTLTQTAAIPTGTGTHPDSLAYAGSDLWFGYGTTGNGNIGSLTPTGTVTLDQDPNPWPAPPTLGTTPAPGDALAAAAQNGATATFSSYTTTGGALDRLATAPLAIPDLGDIALTPNGQDVVAGSWSGTQSGRFRMSDLAPDGDYTPGLANPTLAVAPDGTVAGCNCTGFQYETQAADGSGLYNYFRIQDPDRLAPNGLAWAPDESRLFAVATDPTGGTPTLQVQLQPDLAATQLHAGVPSPLAPGETFSTTVWLDSGVNPEVSTRLQVTRFDAAHPGGTPLPDLVEPAGWDQFTLTDTAPASGPLSYRIDYPGDADHQPASVTFTVPVAKYAPGLTLRAPTASPRTAQLTLTGQLTWPHPHLDTGRVQVTRTDAADPHGTPLGTVTVAADGSFTFHDTPSTGGANTYTVSYTGGASYLPATASSTVQVSRATTAVTVSTNAGSYAYNTWAQVTAHLGTTYNNRQVTLYAQPYGGARSAIRTATVDAHGNLSAWYKVIRNTTFTAAFGGDYRYAPAAASRTVWDSAQVDDIMRLSSSTATIGGTRYQVYYRDAPAMAPLFETTVSPDHSGQPLVVTLQRYSSGAWHTTSTSTGYLGSYSVYQAYLPWKAMPDYARYRVIAEYTHNSSDTTSLDSWGSWQYFTTYPDPGR from the coding sequence ATGAAGTCCGCTCGTCTTCCGCTCGCCGCCGCGGCCACCGCGCTCGTGCTGAGCATCACCGCTGCCACGCCGAACGCCATAGCCGCCGCCCCCGCCCCCACCGCCGGTGTTGCGCTGGCGATCGCGCACTTCTCGCACCTGGTGGTCGACCAGACGCACGGGCACCTGTTCGTCAGCGGAGGGGCAGGCACCAGCGGCATCCTGGTCACCGACCTGACCGGCGCCACCGTGACCACCCTCGCCGAACCCTCCGGCGCCACCGGCCTGGCCCTGTCCCCCGACGGCACCACCCTGTACGCGGCCCTGCCCGACAGCGACGCCATCGCCACCATCGACACCACCACCCTCACCCAGACCGCCGCCATCCCCACCGGCACCGGCACCCACCCCGACTCCCTCGCCTACGCCGGCAGCGACCTCTGGTTCGGCTACGGCACCACCGGCAACGGCAACATCGGCTCCCTCACCCCCACCGGCACCGTCACCCTCGACCAGGACCCCAACCCCTGGCCCGCACCGCCGACTCTGGGCACCACGCCCGCCCCCGGCGACGCTCTCGCGGCCGCTGCCCAGAACGGCGCCACCGCCACCTTCTCCAGCTACACCACCACCGGCGGCGCCCTGGACCGCCTCGCCACCGCCCCCCTGGCCATCCCCGACCTCGGCGACATCGCCCTCACCCCCAACGGTCAGGACGTCGTCGCGGGCTCCTGGTCCGGAACCCAGAGCGGGCGCTTCCGCATGTCGGACCTGGCCCCGGACGGCGACTACACCCCGGGGCTGGCCAACCCGACGCTGGCCGTCGCCCCCGATGGCACCGTCGCTGGATGCAATTGCACCGGATTCCAGTACGAGACCCAGGCCGCCGACGGCTCGGGCCTCTACAACTACTTCCGCATCCAGGACCCCGACCGGCTGGCGCCCAACGGACTGGCATGGGCTCCGGACGAGAGCCGACTGTTCGCCGTGGCCACCGACCCCACAGGCGGCACACCCACCCTCCAGGTCCAACTCCAGCCCGACCTCGCGGCCACCCAACTCCACGCCGGCGTGCCCTCCCCGCTGGCACCCGGCGAGACCTTCAGCACCACCGTCTGGCTCGATTCGGGGGTCAACCCCGAGGTCAGCACCCGTCTGCAGGTCACCCGCTTCGACGCGGCCCACCCGGGCGGAACCCCGCTGCCCGACCTGGTGGAACCCGCGGGCTGGGACCAGTTCACGCTCACCGACACCGCACCCGCCAGCGGTCCCCTCAGCTACCGCATCGACTACCCCGGCGATGCCGACCACCAGCCGGCCAGCGTCACCTTCACCGTCCCAGTCGCCAAGTACGCCCCCGGCCTCACGCTCCGCGCCCCCACGGCGAGCCCCCGCACGGCACAGCTCACCCTCACCGGCCAACTCACCTGGCCCCACCCGCACCTGGACACCGGCCGGGTCCAGGTCACCCGCACCGACGCAGCCGACCCCCACGGCACGCCCCTGGGCACCGTGACCGTTGCGGCCGACGGCAGCTTCACCTTCCATGACACCCCCAGCACCGGCGGCGCCAACACCTACACCGTCAGCTACACCGGTGGCGCCTCCTACCTCCCCGCCACTGCCAGCAGCACGGTCCAGGTCTCCCGCGCCACCACCGCGGTCACGGTGTCCACCAATGCCGGCAGCTACGCCTACAACACCTGGGCCCAGGTCACCGCCCATCTGGGCACCACCTACAACAACCGCCAGGTCACGCTCTACGCCCAGCCCTACGGCGGAGCCAGGTCAGCCATCAGGACGGCGACCGTGGACGCCCATGGCAACCTCTCCGCCTGGTACAAGGTCATCCGCAACACCACCTTCACCGCCGCGTTCGGCGGCGACTACCGCTACGCCCCGGCGGCCGCCTCCCGCACGGTCTGGGACTCCGCCCAGGTCGACGACATCATGCGGCTCAGCTCGTCCACCGCCACCATCGGCGGCACCCGGTACCAGGTCTACTACCGCGACGCCCCGGCGATGGCCCCGCTCTTCGAGACCACCGTCTCCCCGGACCACTCCGGGCAGCCCCTGGTCGTCACCCTCCAGCGGTACTCCTCCGGGGCCTGGCACACCACCAGCACGAGCACCGGGTACCTCGGCAGCTACAGCGTCTACCAGGCGTACCTCCCCTGGAAGGCCATGCCCGACTACGCCCGGTACCGCGTCATCGCCGAGTACACCCACAACAGCAGCGACACCACCAGCCTCGACAGCTGGGGCAGCTGGCAGTACTTCACCACGTACCCCGACCCGGGACGCTGA